The DNA region TTACTTTGTTATTGTTTGCCGATAAAGTTTTGAATTACACGCTAttgaaatgatttattttactgTTGGTTCGAGTACTATCATTTGGCCCGTATAATGAATAAACAATCGATGTTAATAGTTATATTTCATAGTAAATAGCGTTTTTTCACGGTAGTAGCTTCAACGGTAATCATTTTTCATGGGGCGATtagggaaaaaatttttttttttatttttaattacgtATATTGACTTTGGCAAAACTATCCGCATGATGttttatatctataataaataaaaatttataaaatgaagagGGACAACTACTTGAGGGAACATCTACGTCACTATGCTAGCTGAAGAATACCTGGACAACTTCTCTGTCATTTGCTGTTTTTTGAAGGTCAATTTTTGGATACAAGAAAATCAACTATTTGGAGCTATTGGATTTTCATCTACTTCAAgatttttcaagattttcaaCACTTCATCATTTGCAGTTCTACAAGACTTCAAGATATTTTCGATTTCCTCAAGATACCTCAAGACTTCAATGTTTTCTGaagcattttaaaattttcaacacttCAAGATTATCAAGACTTAGATTCTCAAGATTTTCAAGATATtcaattcatattttaaaatttccagCACTACAAGATTATCAAGACTCAGGATACCTCAAGAGACCTCAAGATTCCTCAAGATTCCTCAAGATACATCAAGCCTAATATTTtcaggatttttttattttcagcacTTCAAGATTATCAAGACTCAGGATACCTCAAGAGACCTCAAGATACTTCAAGACTTCAATATTTtcaggatttttttattttcagcacTACAAGATTATCAAGACTCAGGATACCTCAAGATTCCTGAAGATACTTCAAGCCTAATATTCtcaggatttttttattttcagcattttaaaattttcagcacTACAAGATTATCAAGACTCAGGATACCTCAAGATTCCTCAAGATACTTCAAGCCTAATATTTtcaggatttttttattttcagcattttaaaattttcagcacTACAAGATTATCAAGACTCAGGATACCTCAAGAGACCTCAAGATTCCTCAAGATACTTCAAGCCTAATATTTTCaggattttaaaattttcagcacTTCAAGATTATCAAGACTCAGGATACCTCAAGATACCTCGAGATTCTCCAGGATACCTCAAGATATCTCAAGATACCCCAGGATCCTTTAAGATATCTCAAGACACTTCAAgactttaatattttgaagATTTTATAGTATAAGCGTCTCACAgtgaatcaaaattaaaaatgtcctATCACAGCGAGTGATAGTGGCATAGTGAATTAGGCTAAAAAATGTTTCATGAGTAGATAagtatagattttttttttttttcttacgtAAGCGTCGGCTGATCAGTACTTGCTGCCATGAGCGCAATCGAAACGAATAATTCTAGCTGCAGTTAGATAGCGTGCGAAAAGCGAGCCCAAAGCGTAAGCGTGATAAGAGTGGATTAGGTCTACCGGAGAAaccactgaaaaaaaaacgagccaAAGATGTCTTACCTCTTGGGTGGCTGGGAAAAGACACGTGTATTATTGacattaatgatttatttatctctTCATAGTTGGACtctgatttaataatatactcattatatttttttgcctAGAAACTAATAcgttttcatttaaaaaatttaaaaactcgcaaatgattaattttttttctatcaataacTAATGCTTGGCCCactatagaattttttttgccCTTATTAAAGcctctctttatttttctcgACAAATGTTACCAATATCTAGCCTTTTTTTCGgagttttttttgaaaaataaataattagcaataaataattctcGATTATCATCAAAAGACTTGTATGGTGATTTAAATGACGATAATGATTCTGATAAAAACACAAtacaagtataataaaataaaataaataaaactagcAACTGACTAATTTCTTTATAACTCTTCATGgaaatgaattgaaaaaacgaaaaaaaatttcaaatgtaaattaaCAACTATAGAAATTGATaagtagaaaaattttaaatcatattttattatgaaaaaaaaaaatagcttataaataattattaacacaatttaattatcattatattactttaatttttttatttatttaaattaaaaaaaaaaaataataatatacgatttaaaaagaaaaaaataggtcaggataataaatataaacttttcatttattaatttctagtttctttattaatttcataaagCAATACAATGCACCTGATATATTCAATCCATATATTgtccacatattatttttgtttttatattaaattgcagttaacaattttttttattaaattaaattttaaaatgattctTTTCTTTCGTGAGTTGTATTTTTCCAACAAGAAAATatcacaaaatatttttattttctttctacATCTGtcaacttgtttatttaaatcataaatgtatttttttttatttatttttatattaatttgtcgTTACAATATCTTGTCTCACTGATTtctatcatatatatatttctttctatATTGTGATTATTACATTTTATGTGGACTCAAATTCCTCATTACAAATGACAATACATAATCAATAATTCATCTCAAAGGCAtgataattatacattatCAATATCCTACATTTTTATACAGTACtgttaacttaaaaaataaaacattgtcagacaattaaaaatattttgtataataaaaaaattagaaacttgataaaaattatttcattcataattttatctCACTAtgagtatttaattattataatgattaatcaGTTTTACGAAGAAATacagatgataaaaataaaactcaacTTGACTTGtactaaaattaatgaatcaatAGAAACtcatgattttcttttttcttattctgGCAAGAATTTTAAGCTCttgaaaatttctaaaataacttaaaattgttttaacaattatttttttttaaacataatattGCTCCAAAATATTGATTACATATTAAACTGACtaaatcaattgttatttttaaaaaagaatataatttaaaaataatattagtaaattaaaaacttttttattttttatttttataaataaaataaaacgacaAAAGCGTCACTCGTTATAATAActgagataaaaatatatacttaaatgcattttttttttgttcaataaaatgGAATTGAGccgagtaaataaaaatatttaaaaaaaaatcattacaaaataattattgatttaaaataaattgtaaaaaaaaaaaaaagtataaattggATATAGTCAACAACATTGTCTACATAATAATACATGTTATCTTATTATATTCAAAGATAGTAcgcaaattattatatatatataatgtcaaatattaattagactattattactattatttaaacaatatatatcagtgtataattaattaattattaattatattatctatGTGCACATGCCgcattcataaattaattaatttaatttatctataagTTTAATgacttaataaattattaactattgTTTATGACGATTTTAATTATAGACggtattttctattattatatttacatttacataacatttttttttttcaataatatttatgcctttgatgatttgtttttttcttttgttcaattattttattatcattattaaattaattagtcaattcggttaattaataatactaattaattcaattttgtgtcgttttttttttattattaacaatttttttttctaaacaagttttattgtttttttgaaggttttttttttagaataaactAAAGTAAACTTTGTACATGCAATGTAAAGTATTAAtggaattgtttttttttttttttttcagtatttaGAACACTTACTTTTAATTAGTCTTTTGGGACATTTTTTTATGTCCAGTATTATCTGAGTTTAAGAGTCAAtcagtcattatttttttttagttatttttttttctttttcttttcttaaaaatactacacatggatttattttttaatacatttttttttatgcagtATATATAACCGTGTGTCAAAATCCATTtaactgttttattttattttttttcaattttttactaAAGCTCAAACTGGCAgtatgacattttttaaaattaaatcatctattttttttttttgttttttttattaataattttatataattattcatttacgcgatatatatattattttttttttaaattccaaaatttaataattttatcatttagaattgctgatttatttttatgtaattaaatttttctgttaatacttattatttttaaatcactcaaaaaattacagtgattgttatgtttttttttttttattaatatattttctaaaatcaataaaaaataattaaaaaaatattttaaattgattgttttgtAAACGTCATAAGAACATGATTAGCTGGGCAAGATTTGACaatgtgttattatttttttgctcattTAAAAACACAGCTAcagtatttctattttattgaattttttctcaatggAGATTGTAATTAAGTATCGAAATTTCGattgtaataattagatatgtttttttttttttttatctatataataaatatttatataaattgtttttttttttgaacaaaaatCATAGGTGGTAGGAGTCTGTTGTTGCTATAATATCTATGTATTATAATTTCGAATATAATTTCGATAGTTTGGACtggatttataatattttcataacattatatattcaacttAATTTTTAAGGCTCGTATTTTTTCGtcatctattttattataaaaaaaaacaaacaaatattgattgaattttttttctatatatataaaatggaaTGTTGattggaaaaatgaaaatttcataatgaaattaaatatatactttgaactttttcataatatattgtgtatcaaacaatataataatgataataaaataataatttgtcttATTTTGCTAaagacatgtttttttttgttttttaaataattaacaattatttataatatacaataatgatacttaaaaaataatgttgttaaagaatgataataattttaacgaatgtaaaaatttaaatgatttgttgttgttatagcGAGTATATCAAAACAAAAGAGAAAAgcatgatatatttttttattatactcttCGTACTTTAGCTCTTTCACCAGTATTATTAtcacgatgatgatgatgatgttgattattatttttaccatgaCGTTCACGTTCACGATCATCTTTTCTCAATTGTTTACTTGGCTCGCGTATATTTGTCTGTCAGTTGGCATAATGATCAAATGAACCCAAATATTCTAAACTAGCACGATAacaaaattgatattgatccTCAGTTTGTACCATTGCTGGACGTTGTGTACGTAAAATTCTAACAGTttgaaatatatcaacaacTCCTTCATATTGCATACGTTCTAAAACAATACTTAATGTTATAAATACACCAGTACGTCCAACACCAGCACTACAATGTACTGTTATTGGTCCATCTTGGCCAAATTGTTCTTTTGTTTTATGTACTTGtccaataaaatcaataaaaccaTCACCAGATTTTGGTACACCTTGTTCTGGCCaatcaataaattgaaattgtcGTACAGTACGACTAGCACCATCACGTGCATCTGTTACTTTAAATTCACGTAATATATATTGTGGCATATTATATTCAGCAATTGGATCAACAACAAAACATTGATAACGTATTGATCTATCTGATGGCCAATATTGATGACATTTTTCACGTcccatttcttttaattttgttaacataacaacaattgttgaattatGTTCCCAAAGCATACGCCAAAAATCATCAGTTGTATCATTAAGTGGTCCTTGTGTTGCAATATATGCTGTACGATAACGATAACCATCAATGAGACTTGCATTTATATAATCAGAACCTTCAATATTACGTTGTGGTTGTAAACATGCACGTGTACATTCATATGGTAATATATGTACAAGAcgatttttatgtttattacaTGGTAAATTTGCTGATATAAAACGTgttgaatcatttttaatatttgataattttttaaattcaagttcCATACCagttaaattatcaagttcagcttgcattaatttttgtatatgtgAATGTAAATTTCTTGCTGGTATTTCTGTATTACCAGATACAACTGCTTCAAGTAATGCatcatgtataaatatatattgatctTCAGTTTGTACCATATAATTACGTTGTGCACGTAAACATGTTACATGTCCATAaatatcaatcattttttcatgtttaataCGTTCAAGCATtgaatcaataacaataaaacaacCAGTTCTACCAACACCAGCACTACAATGTACAACAAGTGGTCcagaatcatttaaattaagtGTTTTAACACGAcgtaaaaattgtaaaaatggtGCTGGATGTTCTGGTACACCATGATCTGGCCATGCTGTAAATTGTAGTTGTTTTATTTCACGTCTTTCAGAATAACCATTTCTACATACTTGAAATGTTCTTATTGAATATGTTGCTAATTCTTGTACATCACTTATTGTTATTGTCATTTGTCCATATGTTTCTGATCCACGTGTTGGCCAATATTGATCACATTTAATACGTGTTCTTTCTTCAAGTTTAGTCATCATAACAATTGTACTTGTTCTTAGTTCCCAACACATACGCCAAAAATCAGCAAATGTTTCTTGTAATGGTCCTTGTGTTGCAACATATGCATTTTGTTTTCTATAACCATCACAATAATTTGCATTGATATAATCAGAACCAGATATACCATCAATTGTTTGTAATATAACACGTGAATGATCATATGCAATAACATTTGCATAACGATTttttgatgtatttatttCCATATTTGAATGATCCCATGTAAATTGTTGTCCTGGTTCAATTGATTCATATTCTTgactgaattttaaattatcatttgattttaaacGTTCAATATGATTACCAAGTTCACTTATTGGTATTGGTGGATGTGATATCATACCAGGTGTTTGAAAATTAAGTCTTCTCATTTCAACTGGATCAGATGGTGCATGACTTGAGCTTATATCTGCTGCCATTAATGGTCTTGTAACAGCTGTTTGATCTGGTGTTTTACATGGTTGTCTacgttttttaataacaaataataatacaagaaaTACACTTGTCATTAGAGCAGCAATAATTGGTCCCACAACCCATACCATACCTGGTTCTTGTCCACTATTTGTAACAGATATTTCTGGATTACCATCAACTGGATTATTTGGATTTGGTCTACTTGGTGGATCACCAGCTGGTACTTCACGCATATCAAGTGATAAATATTCAGAAAATGGTGATGatgtatataaatgttttttaggTGTATCAACAATTGCACGTACAAATATTCTATAACGTAGTTTAAGTTTTAATTTACGATTTTCAAAACCTTCATAAATATCACCACCACCTAATTGAAATGTATATGGTATTGTTCTGTGTGAAAATTTAGCAGCAATATATGGTGATTTATCAGTtacttgttgctgttgttgtagttgttgatttaatattgttgatgattctttatttattgttgttgtcgttgttgttgttataataTCCTCGGTAAATTCATCTGGTGATTTATTTGCTGTTGATGGATCTTCAggtacaacaattaaataataatatgcaaTTGGTCCATATTCTTCGGATGCTTGTGGTAATATAACTTGTATTTCTTCACCTTTAACAACACCATAAAAATCTGGTTTAACCATTGGTTTTGGTGCAGCCATTTCAGTTGTAACTGTTATTTTAGCTGGTGGTTTATATGTATTATCAGCTGATACAGCACTTACATTAACATTATATGTTGTAAATGGttgtaaatcatcaattgttgatgttgttaaaTGTGCTTCAATTGGTAATGTACGTGGTAATATTTTACCAGTTTGTGTTATACCTTGTGAATCAACAAATTCTTTAATAGcatcaaatgatattttataacttATTGGATTAAGTCTTATTGGTGGTGTCCATGATAATGTCATTGAATGTGTTGATGTATCAGATGCACGTAAATTAAGTGGTACATCTTCTGGTTTAACTTTAACAGTTACTTTTTGACTTAATCTACCAAGACTATGTCCTTTATATCTAGCAGCAACAGCAATTGCATATTCAGTATCACGTTCAAGATTTTCTAAATCAGCTGATTCAGTTAAACCAATTAGTTTTTGTTTCCATTCATCAAGATCCTCAACAGCAgtcattgtataaaaaattttataaccaattattttatcacgaTTTGGTACTGGTTCCCACCATACTTCAACATTTGATTCTGATGTTGCAATTGCTTTAACATACATTGGTGCACGTCCAATATCTTTTTctgtaataattgttattttttcagaaaatgGACCAGCACCACGTGATGTATGTGCTCTAACATGAAATACATATTCAGTTGCTTCTTCAAGATTTGTAAATACAGCTCTTAATTGTGTTGTATTTCTTTCTTCAATTGTactatgatcattttttttatgaaattcaaCATCATAACGTATTATTTTACCATTACGATGATGACGTAATGGTTTATCCCATGTAACACATACTGTATCTGGTGTTTGAAAATgatatgataaatttgttgGTGGTGCTGTTGGTTCACCCTCTGGACTTTCCCAATAACGTACTGTTTCTTGTCCAAtaccattttgattttttccagCAACATGAAATTCATAATGTACACCTCTTTCAACTTCTTCAATTCTATATGTATATTCATTTggattatcaataaaattttcttttaatgtttgatttttaacaccatgttttattaaatatccCATTAATTTTCCAGCAGATTCACTTGGTTTTGCCCATTCTAATTCCAATGTTATTGGATCTTGTTTAATAaccctaattaattttaaaatatataatttattattataaatccttgttattaaattataattattattttaatagaaataatatttatgagaTAATCTGGATGGTGGGATTAACTTACTTAACATTTAGTTGAGGTCTATTTGGTACACCTCCGGGAGTTCTAACATGAACAGGAGCTGAACGATCACCATCTCCTCTTCTAGTTACAGCTGCAACTTGTACGTGATATTTTGTGTCTGGTTGTAAACCAGTTACATCGATTGACAATACTTCACCCTCTTGTACTTCACGTCTTATTGGCTCGTTGAGTAAATCTTTGccctttttaataaaatattaataattaatatcaagttAATGTCATtcgttttattaaaaaagcaatattattaattatttaattattaaactaattattattattattattgtctttCATACTTCTTCTCTAACTTCTTGAATATGAACATGATAACCTCGTATAACACCATTTTGATCATTTATTCTTGGTGGCTTCCATTTAACTCTAATTGTCGTTGAATTAATTGCTGTTGCAGTAACATCCTGAGGATTTCCGGGCACtgtgaaatattaattaaatattagcaATTTGAAtacattgattatttatatataaaacaatttttttttcaacacattGATCCACACAATCAttcatacaaaaatttttttataattaatcaagtatgattgtatatatatttgatgaaaataataataaacataaaaatcaacttataaaataatataattaataaataataaatataattaaattatttaattttgttagttaaataaaataatataaaaaaacaattatttcacTTGAGaggtttttataattaatacaaatattgttgaagtttaaattattttttggaaagacaaaaaatactaatttaaCACATTCAAGTTTTGACTTCAAGTAATAATGAATTTGTACTTGATTACAatgtaaataacaaaaaaaaaaaccaactaaTTTTATGGTCAGTTGTGAAATTAGAAGATAGATATTtgcagaagaaaaaaataggaaaaaaaaatctcactGATGGATAAAGTATTACGGGTAAATTCATCAAgtgaatatacaaattaattattttttttcttaattctcTCAAGTGttgtggagaaaaaaaaaaacaaattaaaaaaaattacacaagaaagttataatcaatataaaaaaaataatattaaacataaaaaaattcattttataaaattataaattaaaaaaaaaattccagactaattaataataataataaaaaaataaattaaaagaaaataaaaaaaattacattcaaattcacaattaaacaaaaacagtatcataaaattaaatctctatatttcaagtatttttaaggCTTATCAGCCTCATCCCCTTATTTTCATCACCACACAACATTACTTGTACAATATCTAGACCTACCCCTCCAACCCATTTTGCGCACCCTCTTTCCGCcctttttcatttgaataccAATagtatttatatctttttttttttttcttccttttttttacgTGAATAAAGTCGTTTGTTTACTTCTTGATGTAATACTTGAAATGAAATACTTGTATATGCCATAAATACGTACAAATTTACAcaatgaacgaaaaaaaaatttaaaaaaaaaattaaataaaaatgaatggaCAATAATATTCTCACCGACGATACTATTGGAGAGTCCAtgatgagtaaaaaaaaaaaaaatgcgaagattatattttttgttaacttGATATTAGTTagcaaattattttgataaacacgaatataatattaaatgtgtGTGCAATTTAATTAAGCtgtgtaaatattaattacaatacgtcaagaaaaaaaaatttaataaataaaataaattgcatattatgtgcttgatatatttttgttaaaagtgTATTACTATTATTCACAATTCAtgcttatttatatttttttttctatataatttaataatatataaaggCATTTTGCGTTTAATGAATATACCaatgtttatattaataacaaattaaattataaaaaataatatttgccCGTCATGGACAATCCAGTATCCGACGATAAACAACTTATttcacaaatttaaaaaattgacaaaaaaaaataatatatatataaaataataaacaagtcaGTCATAGATATAaacacaatataaaaataattaatttacgatATTAGCAATGCCTACCTACAATATTTTTCGCGAGCAATTAAATTACACAGCTACTacgtttcaaaatttaatgaacttttaattgtattgtattgtttttttttattttctaagtaaataataatctgGCATAATATATTAGCAacagaaattttaataattaattatattcgTTTGCATATAATAATATGGATCATACTGTGTTTTGCATatattagttgaaaaaatacagtcaataatttattctGTCGAATATTTTGTCGACTGGTTacttaaatattgattattatcagcaacattgctatttttttttatgcttacATATTAAAGCAATTGCCACAATAGTCGTCAACGTCTTACAATTGTAGTTACAATATATTTACGTTATAGCCAACAAACGATCTTTGcgttttttgcaattttttatacaagcTTTTACACaggtttatatttattttactattttttttttcttttcatttttaagtTAGTCTTGCAATTGTAATGagggtaataataataataattacagttatctttttattttattttttaatcaattaattttttaattttaaaaagttttcgTCAACAGTCATgtcgagtttaaaaaaaaaaaaaaaattatatatatcaacttCCAACAATTTCAAGTGccaatgaattaaattattcaattatcttatattttatttaaatgcacagaaataatttaattttgtccctgttcattttttt from Aphidius gifuensis isolate YNYX2018 linkage group LG5, ASM1490517v1, whole genome shotgun sequence includes:
- the LOC122858016 gene encoding tyrosine-protein phosphatase Lar isoform X9, which produces MTPIFLVLLMAIDPMIAQSHVGPPEILMRPQSQHVKAGGIASFYCRAHGAPPPQIHWRKKGKKVSSAQSRYHMKTYDDGALLRIDPVRDKKDDTTWECVAENGVGDAVTAEAQLSVHEPDNVPVGFPVITQSPTTKVVEMGHNAVLSCTAIGSPTPVISWIRNMLPINTSNPRYTVLDSGALQIDASEVEDQGQYECVANNTVGTEYSGAIQLYVRVRRLLPTFSIRPPPSSEVMMGASLNLTCVAVGAPMPYVKWRKEPATDMTPDDKLPIGKNVLMLTDIKESANYTCIAASDLGVIETVSMVKVQSLPGAPENVQVSEITATSVKLTWSYKRPDELQYYVIQHKPKHANQAFAEISGITTMYYHVRSLSPYTEYELYVIAVNAIGRGPRSHPVVVTTGETTATTNGGSRPGSAPRNLQVRPLSSSTMIIQWEEPETPNGQVTGYKVYYTTDLNQPMALWQHQVVNNNQLTTISDLIPHTMYTIRVQALTSVGPGPLSQAKQIKTQQGVPSQPENLSVVETGESSVTLQWSKPAHSAENILSYELYWNDTYAKEKHHRKLPVTTNYTLTGLYPNTLYYVWLAARSQRGEGATTIPYEVRTKQYVPGAPPRNVSGRALSTTAIEVTWAPPSIESANGRIVYYKLMVVETGRSDSEARVIKLNDTKFILDELKKWTAYRIWVVAGTSVGDGPPSYPINVKTYEDEGKMPGNPQDVTATAINSTTIRVKWKPPRINDQNGVIRGYHVHIQEVREEGKDLLNEPIRREVQEGEVLSIDVTGLQPDTKYHVQVAAVTRRGDGDRSAPVHVRTPGGVPNRPQLNVKVIKQDPITLELEWAKPSESAGKLMGYLIKHGVKNQTLKENFIDNPNEYTYRIEEVERGVHYEFHVAGKNQNGIGQETVRYWESPEGEPTAPPTNLSYHFQTPDTVCVTWDKPLRHHRNGKIIRYDVEFHKKNDHSTIEERNTTQLRAVFTNLEEATEYVFHVRAHTSRGAGPFSEKITIITEKDIGRAPMYVKAIATSESNVEVWWEPVPNRDKIIGYKIFYTMTAVEDLDEWKQKLIGLTESADLENLERDTEYAIAVAARYKGHSLGRLSQKVTVKVKPEDVPLNLRASDTSTHSMTLSWTPPIRLNPISYKISFDAIKEFVDSQGITQTGKILPRTLPIEAHLTTSTIDDLQPFTTYNVNVSAVSADNTYKPPAKITVTTEMAAPKPMVKPDFYGVVKGEEIQVILPQASEEYGPIAYYYLIVVPEDPSTANKSPDEFTEDIITTTTTTTINKESSTILNQQLQQQQQVTDKSPYIAAKFSHRTIPYTFQLGGGDIYEGFENRKLKLKLRYRIFVRAIVDTPKKHLYTSSPFSEYLSLDMREVPAGDPPSRPNPNNPVDGNPEISVTNSGQEPGMVWVVGPIIAALMTSVFLVLLFVIKKRRQPCKTPDQTAVTRPLMAADISSSHAPSDPVEMRRLNFQTPGMISHPPIPISELGNHIERLKSNDNLKFSQEYESIEPGQQFTWDHSNMEINTSKNRYANVIAYDHSRVILQTIDGISGSDYINANYCDGYRKQNAYVATQGPLQETFADFWRMCWELRTSTIVMMTKLEERTRIKCDQYWPTRGSETYGQMTITISDVQELATYSIRTFQVCRNGYSERREIKQLQFTAWPDHGVPEHPAPFLQFLRRVKTLNLNDSGPLVVHCSAGVGRTGCFIVIDSMLERIKHEKMIDIYGHVTCLRAQRNYMVQTEDQYIFIHDALLEAVVSGNTEIPARNLHSHIQKLMQAELDNLTGMELEFKKLSNIKNDSTRFISANLPCNKHKNRLVHILPYECTRACLQPQRNIEGSDYINASLIDGYRYRTAYIATQGPLNDTTDDFWRMLWEHNSTIVVMLTKLKEMGREKCHQYWPSDRSIRYQCFVVDPIAEYNMPQYILREFKVTDARDGASRTVRQFQFIDWPEQGVPKSGDGFIDFIGQVHKTKEQFGQDGPITVHCSAGVGRTGVFITLSIVLERMQYEGVVDIFQTVRILRTQRPAMVQTEDQYQFCYRASLEYLGSFDHYAN